From Streptomyces yatensis, one genomic window encodes:
- a CDS encoding MFS transporter: protein MSTGPGADSAPAPKHPTHPAPDPASPVTTGRTRGGTFRSLKVRNYRLFATGAMISNTGTWMSRIAQDWLVLSITGSSTAVGITTALQFLPMLLFGLYGGVLADRCPRRRLLLFTQTALGLCGLALAALTLSGHVQVWHVYLIAFLLGMVTVVDNPTRQVFVNEMVGPKDLRNAVSLNSANFQSARLVGPAVAGVLITAVGSGWAFLINGLSFAAPIIGLLLMRTSELHKVERAPRGKGQLREGLRYVAGNPDLIWPIVLVGFIGTFGFNFPIWLSAFADDVFHAGPGTYGLLNTLIAIGSVTGALLAARRVVARRRLLVGAALMFGVLEMVAAATPYFWLFAALMVPIGIFSLTFNVTANSSVQLATDPAMRGRVMSLFMMVFVGGTPIGGPLVGWLTDTCGARIGFAAGGLISAAAAGTVGLLLVRAGGLRVKLDLRRGHPRVVFVPRTPEEKPLAATA, encoded by the coding sequence TTGAGTACGGGACCCGGAGCAGACTCCGCACCCGCACCGAAGCACCCCACACACCCCGCGCCCGACCCCGCCTCCCCCGTCACCACGGGACGCACCCGGGGCGGGACCTTCCGTTCGCTGAAGGTCCGTAACTACCGGCTGTTCGCCACCGGTGCCATGATCTCCAACACCGGCACCTGGATGTCGCGGATCGCCCAGGACTGGCTGGTCCTCAGCATCACCGGCTCCTCCACCGCCGTCGGTATCACCACCGCGCTGCAGTTCCTGCCCATGCTGCTCTTCGGGCTGTACGGCGGGGTGCTCGCGGACCGATGTCCCCGACGGCGGCTGCTGCTGTTCACCCAGACCGCGCTGGGGCTGTGCGGGCTCGCCCTCGCCGCCCTCACCCTCAGCGGCCATGTGCAGGTCTGGCATGTCTATCTGATCGCGTTCCTGCTCGGCATGGTCACCGTCGTCGACAACCCGACCCGCCAGGTCTTCGTCAACGAGATGGTCGGACCCAAGGACCTGCGGAACGCGGTGAGCCTCAACTCCGCGAACTTCCAGTCCGCCCGGCTGGTCGGCCCGGCGGTCGCCGGTGTGCTGATCACCGCCGTGGGCAGCGGCTGGGCCTTCCTGATCAACGGACTCTCCTTCGCCGCCCCGATCATCGGGCTGCTGCTGATGCGCACCAGCGAGCTGCACAAGGTCGAGCGGGCGCCGCGCGGCAAGGGGCAGCTGCGGGAAGGGCTGCGCTATGTCGCCGGGAACCCCGATCTGATCTGGCCGATCGTGCTCGTCGGCTTCATCGGCACCTTCGGCTTCAACTTCCCGATCTGGCTGAGCGCCTTCGCCGACGATGTCTTCCACGCCGGACCCGGTACGTACGGCCTGCTCAACACGCTGATCGCGATCGGCTCGGTGACCGGTGCGCTGCTGGCCGCCCGGCGCGTGGTGGCCCGGCGGCGGCTGCTGGTCGGGGCCGCGCTGATGTTCGGCGTGCTGGAGATGGTCGCGGCGGCGACCCCGTACTTCTGGCTCTTCGCGGCGCTCATGGTGCCGATCGGGATCTTCAGCCTGACGTTCAACGTGACCGCGAACTCCAGCGTCCAGCTCGCGACCGATCCCGCGATGCGGGGCCGGGTGATGAGCCTGTTCATGATGGTCTTCGTCGGCGGTACGCCGATCGGCGGCCCGCTGGTGGGCTGGCTGACCGACACCTGCGGTGCGCGCATCGGCTTCGCCGCGGGCGGTCTGATCTCGGCCGCCGCCGCGGGCACGGTGGGGCTGCTCCTGGTCCGGGCCGGCGGTCTGCGGGTGAAGCTGGACCTCCGGCGCGGCCACCCGCGTGTGGTCTTCGTCCCCCGCACACCGGAGGAGAAGCCACTGGCGGCCACGGCCTGA
- the thpR gene encoding RNA 2',3'-cyclic phosphodiesterase, whose amino-acid sequence MRLFAAVLPPDAAVAELAARVKTLQTLPGADGLRWTEREGWHFTLAFYGEVAEEVLPELHTRLARAAHRHHAHELRLAGGGRFDDRVVWVGVDGDSEALRRLADSAEAGGRRVGVPMDRHRPYHPHLTIARARSSRHRSATSLGPYVDGLTDFAGREWTVGELCLVRSHPPAPGVPGRQPRYEVVAAWPLGH is encoded by the coding sequence ATGAGACTCTTCGCCGCCGTCCTGCCGCCGGACGCGGCCGTCGCCGAGCTGGCCGCGCGGGTCAAGACGCTCCAGACGCTGCCGGGGGCGGACGGACTGCGCTGGACCGAGCGGGAGGGCTGGCACTTCACGCTCGCCTTCTACGGTGAGGTGGCCGAGGAGGTGCTGCCCGAGCTGCACACCCGGCTGGCCCGCGCCGCCCATCGGCACCACGCCCATGAGCTGCGGCTGGCGGGCGGGGGCCGGTTCGACGACCGGGTGGTGTGGGTGGGCGTCGACGGCGACAGCGAGGCCCTGCGGCGGCTGGCCGACTCCGCCGAGGCGGGGGGCCGACGGGTCGGGGTCCCCATGGACCGGCACCGTCCGTACCACCCGCATCTGACCATCGCCCGTGCCCGGTCCTCCCGCCACCGCTCCGCCACCAGCCTGGGGCCGTACGTGGACGGGCTCACCGACTTCGCGGGCCGGGAGTGGACCGTGGGCGAGCTCTGCCTGGTGCGCAGCCATCCACCGGCCCCGGGCGTCCCCGGGCGGCAGCCGCGCTACGAGGTGGTGGCGGCCTGGCCGCTGGGGCACTGA
- a CDS encoding SAM-dependent methyltransferase: protein MTGNRFRADEIDTSKPHSARMYDYFLGGKTHYAVDTHAAEQVEAVWPDVKPWTRANRSFMHRATRWLAREAGIRQFLDIGTGIPTEPNLHQVAQEIAPDSRIVYADNDPIVLAYAQALLLSTPEGRTAYIHADVTEPEAILAAEELTDTLDLSQPIALSLNAIMHFIANEQKPYEIVRQLVEPLVSGSYLVLSHGGLDPRGGVSDAVTNLYRSSGIHVQGRTQEEVLPFFDGLELVDPGVVMPHRWKPENEQARAEAEAKDLWIYAGVARKP from the coding sequence ATGACCGGTAACCGCTTTCGTGCCGATGAGATCGACACCAGCAAGCCGCACTCGGCCCGCATGTATGACTACTTCCTGGGCGGTAAGACCCACTACGCGGTCGACACCCACGCCGCCGAACAGGTCGAGGCCGTCTGGCCCGACGTCAAGCCGTGGACCCGTGCCAACCGGTCATTCATGCACCGCGCGACCCGCTGGCTCGCGCGCGAGGCGGGCATCCGGCAGTTCCTGGACATCGGCACCGGTATCCCGACCGAGCCCAACCTCCACCAGGTCGCCCAGGAGATAGCCCCCGACTCCCGGATCGTCTACGCGGACAACGACCCCATCGTGCTGGCCTACGCCCAGGCCCTGTTGCTCTCCACGCCCGAGGGCCGCACCGCCTACATCCACGCGGACGTCACCGAACCGGAGGCCATCCTGGCCGCCGAGGAGCTGACCGACACCCTCGATCTGTCCCAGCCGATCGCCCTGTCGCTCAACGCGATCATGCACTTCATCGCGAACGAGCAGAAGCCGTACGAGATCGTGCGACAGCTGGTCGAGCCCTTGGTGTCGGGCAGCTACCTCGTGCTCTCGCACGGTGGGCTCGACCCCCGCGGCGGGGTCTCGGACGCGGTGACCAACCTCTACCGCAGCAGCGGCATCCATGTGCAGGGCCGCACCCAGGAGGAGGTCCTTCCGTTCTTCGACGGGCTGGAGCTGGTCGACCCGGGCGTGGTGATGCCCCACCGCTGGAAGCCCGAGAACGAACAGGCCAGGGCGGAGGCGGAGGCCAAGGACCTGTGGATCTACGCGGGCGTGGCGCGCAAGCCCTGA
- a CDS encoding MarR family winged helix-turn-helix transcriptional regulator codes for MPDLSRSQHNAEAPPDDAAAVSALRSAVMRLSRRLKHQRVDESLSPTEMAVLGTLAQCGSATPGELARKEHVQPPSMTRIVALLEAKGLVRLEPHPEDRRQKVVSPTERAEAMLEESRRKRNAWLAELVGELTEDEWEVLRAAAPVLEKLAHL; via the coding sequence ATGCCGGATCTGTCCCGCTCCCAGCACAACGCGGAGGCGCCCCCCGATGACGCGGCCGCCGTGAGCGCCCTGCGGTCGGCAGTGATGCGCCTCTCGCGGCGGCTCAAGCACCAGCGGGTGGATGAGTCGCTCAGCCCGACCGAAATGGCGGTCCTGGGCACGCTGGCCCAGTGCGGCTCCGCCACCCCCGGTGAGCTGGCCCGCAAGGAGCATGTCCAGCCGCCGTCGATGACCCGCATCGTGGCGCTGCTGGAGGCCAAGGGACTGGTCAGGCTCGAGCCGCATCCCGAGGACCGGCGGCAGAAGGTCGTCTCGCCGACCGAGCGGGCCGAGGCCATGCTCGAGGAGAGCCGACGCAAGCGCAACGCCTGGCTGGCCGAGCTGGTCGGGGAGCTGACCGAGGACGAGTGGGAGGTGCTGCGCGCCGCCGCGCCCGTGCTGGAGAAGCTTGCGCATTTGTAA
- a CDS encoding aldo/keto reductase, producing the protein MEYTQLGRTGLKVSRIVLGTMNFGPQTEEADSHSIMDAALDAGINFFDTANVYGWGENKGRTEEIIGSWFAKGGGRREKTVLATKVYGNMAAEGEPWPNTDKLSAVNIRRAVDASLKRLGTDYIDLYQFHHVDRSTPWDEIWQAIDVLVQQGKIIYAGSSNHAGWHIAQANETAARRGSFGLVSEQCLYNLAERRAEMEVIPAAQGYGVGIIPWSPLHGGLLGGALRKEREGGGARSTSGRSADALKNTAVRDQVQRYEDLLAKHGIEPGEAALAWLLTRPGVTGPIVGPRTAEQLASAVRAAELKLSEEVLTELDEIFPGPGPSPEAFAW; encoded by the coding sequence ATGGAGTACACGCAGCTCGGACGCACAGGTCTCAAGGTCAGCCGGATCGTCCTCGGCACCATGAACTTCGGTCCGCAGACCGAGGAAGCCGACAGCCACTCGATCATGGATGCCGCGCTCGACGCGGGCATCAACTTCTTCGACACCGCCAATGTGTACGGCTGGGGCGAGAACAAGGGCCGCACCGAGGAAATCATCGGGAGCTGGTTCGCCAAGGGCGGCGGGCGGCGCGAGAAGACCGTCCTCGCGACCAAGGTGTACGGAAACATGGCCGCCGAGGGTGAGCCGTGGCCCAATACCGACAAGCTCTCGGCCGTCAACATCCGCCGGGCCGTGGACGCCAGCCTCAAGCGGCTCGGCACGGACTACATCGACCTCTACCAGTTCCACCACGTGGACCGCTCCACCCCGTGGGACGAGATCTGGCAGGCGATCGACGTCCTCGTCCAGCAGGGAAAGATCATCTACGCGGGTTCCTCCAACCACGCCGGCTGGCACATCGCCCAGGCCAATGAGACCGCGGCCCGCCGTGGCTCGTTCGGGCTGGTCAGCGAGCAGTGCCTGTACAACCTGGCCGAGCGCCGCGCCGAGATGGAGGTCATCCCGGCCGCGCAGGGCTACGGCGTGGGCATCATCCCGTGGTCGCCGCTGCACGGCGGACTGCTCGGCGGCGCGCTGCGCAAGGAGCGCGAGGGCGGCGGTGCGCGCAGCACCTCCGGGCGCAGCGCCGACGCGCTGAAGAACACGGCGGTGCGCGATCAGGTCCAGCGGTACGAGGACCTGCTGGCCAAGCACGGCATCGAGCCCGGCGAGGCGGCACTGGCCTGGCTGCTCACCCGGCCCGGGGTGACCGGCCCGATCGTGGGCCCGCGCACGGCCGAGCAGCTGGCGTCGGCGGTGCGCGCCGCGGAGCTGAAGCTGAGCGAGGAAGTGCTGACGGAGCTGGACGAGATCTTCCCGGGTCCGGGGCCGTCGCCGGAGGCGTTCGCCTGGTAA
- a CDS encoding sacsin N-terminal ATP-binding-like domain-containing protein has translation MVRGATEDADPFGTARLRRGVLDAWAASPARFREDANAEEDLALGGHRDRLVVEMAQNAADAAARAGVPGRLRLTLRPATDGEPAVLAAANTGAPLDAVGVESLSTLRASAKRDEPESAVGRFGVGFAAVLAVSDEPAVVGRTGGVRWSLAEARELTQHAAATSPGLAEELRRRDGHVPLLRLPLPAEGIAPDGYDTVVVLPLRDGAAMDVAERLLAGIDDALLLTLPGLAEVVVETVEGTRTLRRRQEGPYTVIEDSREGGGEGSREGGGARGTTRWRTESAGGRLEPELLADRPVEERLRPVWSVTWAVPVDAEGAPVRSATAPVVHAPTPTDEPLGMPALLIASFPLEPTRRHTAPGPLTDFLLDRAAESYATLLRDWHPVSVGTIDLVPGQLGKGELDGELRRRVLERLPRVPFLPSAAAPAVGAGAEAVAGWLGSPDALGPDAAQGGPAAGDAAVSASAPPVAAADSPADWDDDVLARGGFEGEPHALRPRDAEVVEGAGAETVEVLAELFPTLLPAGLERRSELRVLGVARVPLGELIDRLAGVERAPAWWRRLYDSLGGIDPDRLSGLPVPLADGRTTIGPRQVLLPLPGEADGDLDSIGTAESAPSAESAWGAEPAEPAGMAGMAGMAGTAESAGLAGTTEAPERGGAVSATHRTLARLGLKVAHPDAAHPLLEKLGATPATPRAVLTTPQVRAAVAHSLEAEDEYDPFAEEGEALGAALDADTLADTVLGLVQQARLAPGDEPWLAALALPDEDGELAPAGELVLPGSAFEQVMREGELAACDAELAERWGEQPLAAVGVLAGFTLVRATDVVLDPDELEPREGDFTEPDDVGVLDAVDVWCEDVLDRLPQTPVPPVATEIVAVRDLDLVDDDAWPRALAMLAQPPLRDALTAPVRVLLPDGTTETVRSYTAWWLRGHPVLDGRRPAGLRAAGGDPLLAGLYEAVDAAGFEDEQVLRALGVRTSVAALLDEPGGAAELLARLADPDREVTPAQLHAIYGQLADLEPEQVTLPDDVRAIVDGEPTVVEAGEALVADAPDLMPLAEADGRALLPVRPTRAAELAELFQVRRLSEAYPARVTSQGDPHEVPEAVRELLPGAPLSYVEHEELLIEGEDELDWRYVDGTLHASTVEGVAAGLAWAAGHWSRRFEVAALLEDLTRTEELARARWFD, from the coding sequence ATGGTGCGAGGCGCGACCGAGGACGCGGACCCGTTCGGGACCGCGCGGCTGCGGCGCGGCGTGCTGGACGCCTGGGCCGCTTCGCCCGCCCGGTTCCGGGAGGACGCCAACGCCGAGGAGGACCTGGCGCTGGGCGGCCACCGCGACCGGCTGGTCGTCGAGATGGCCCAGAACGCGGCGGACGCCGCCGCCCGTGCCGGGGTGCCCGGACGGCTCCGGCTGACCCTGCGGCCGGCCACCGACGGCGAGCCCGCCGTGCTGGCCGCCGCCAACACCGGGGCGCCGCTGGACGCGGTCGGGGTCGAGTCGCTGTCCACCCTGCGGGCGTCGGCCAAGCGGGACGAGCCGGAGAGCGCGGTCGGGCGGTTCGGCGTCGGCTTCGCGGCGGTGCTCGCGGTGAGCGACGAGCCCGCGGTCGTGGGCCGCACCGGCGGGGTGCGCTGGTCGCTGGCCGAGGCGCGGGAGCTGACCCAGCACGCCGCCGCCACCAGCCCCGGCCTCGCCGAGGAGCTGCGCCGCCGCGACGGGCACGTGCCGCTGCTGCGGCTGCCGCTGCCCGCCGAGGGGATCGCCCCGGACGGCTACGACACCGTCGTGGTGCTGCCGCTGCGCGACGGTGCCGCTATGGACGTGGCCGAGCGGCTGCTGGCCGGGATCGACGACGCGCTGCTGCTCACCCTCCCCGGTCTGGCCGAGGTCGTGGTGGAGACCGTCGAGGGCACCCGGACGCTGCGCCGCCGCCAGGAGGGCCCGTACACCGTCATCGAGGACAGCCGTGAGGGCGGCGGCGAGGGCAGCCGTGAGGGCGGCGGCGCACGCGGTACGACGCGCTGGCGCACCGAGAGCGCCGGCGGGCGGCTGGAGCCGGAGCTGCTCGCCGACCGCCCGGTGGAGGAGCGGCTGCGCCCGGTGTGGTCGGTGACCTGGGCGGTTCCGGTGGACGCGGAGGGCGCGCCGGTACGGTCCGCGACCGCCCCGGTCGTCCACGCCCCGACCCCGACCGATGAGCCGCTGGGCATGCCGGCGCTGCTGATCGCGTCCTTCCCGCTGGAGCCCACCCGCCGCCACACCGCCCCCGGCCCGCTCACGGACTTCCTGCTGGACCGCGCGGCCGAGTCGTACGCGACGCTGCTGCGCGACTGGCATCCGGTCTCGGTCGGCACGATCGACCTGGTCCCGGGCCAGCTGGGCAAGGGCGAGCTGGACGGGGAGCTGCGCCGGAGGGTGCTGGAGCGGCTGCCGAGGGTGCCGTTCCTGCCCAGCGCCGCCGCACCGGCGGTGGGCGCGGGCGCCGAAGCCGTGGCGGGCTGGCTCGGGTCGCCGGACGCGCTCGGGCCGGACGCCGCCCAGGGCGGCCCCGCGGCGGGCGATGCGGCCGTGTCCGCGTCCGCCCCGCCGGTCGCCGCGGCCGACTCCCCGGCCGACTGGGACGACGACGTGCTGGCGCGCGGCGGTTTCGAGGGCGAGCCGCACGCGCTGCGGCCCCGGGACGCCGAGGTCGTCGAGGGCGCGGGCGCGGAGACGGTGGAGGTGCTGGCCGAGCTGTTCCCCACGCTGCTGCCCGCGGGTCTTGAGCGCCGTTCGGAGCTGCGGGTGCTGGGCGTGGCCCGGGTGCCGCTGGGCGAGCTCATCGACCGGCTCGCGGGTGTGGAGCGGGCCCCGGCCTGGTGGCGGCGGCTGTACGACTCGCTGGGCGGCATCGACCCGGACCGGCTCAGCGGGCTGCCGGTGCCGCTGGCGGACGGCCGGACGACGATCGGGCCCCGGCAGGTGCTGCTGCCGCTGCCGGGCGAGGCCGACGGCGACCTGGACAGCATCGGAACCGCCGAGTCCGCACCGTCCGCCGAGTCCGCCTGGGGCGCCGAGCCTGCCGAGCCCGCCGGGATGGCGGGGATGGCGGGGATGGCCGGAACCGCCGAGTCCGCCGGACTCGCCGGGACCACCGAGGCCCCCGAGCGCGGCGGCGCGGTCAGCGCCACGCATCGCACCCTCGCCCGCCTCGGCCTGAAAGTTGCACATCCGGACGCCGCCCATCCACTCCTGGAGAAGCTCGGCGCGACCCCCGCCACCCCCCGCGCCGTGCTGACGACCCCGCAGGTGCGGGCCGCCGTCGCGCATTCGCTGGAGGCGGAGGACGAGTACGACCCGTTCGCGGAGGAGGGCGAGGCCCTGGGCGCGGCGCTGGACGCCGACACGCTGGCCGACACCGTTCTCGGCCTGGTCCAGCAGGCCCGGCTGGCGCCCGGCGACGAGCCGTGGCTCGCCGCGCTCGCGCTGCCGGACGAGGACGGGGAGCTGGCCCCGGCCGGTGAACTGGTCCTTCCCGGCAGCGCCTTCGAGCAGGTGATGCGGGAAGGCGAACTGGCCGCGTGCGACGCCGAACTGGCCGAGCGCTGGGGCGAGCAGCCGCTGGCCGCGGTCGGTGTGCTGGCGGGCTTCACGCTGGTCAGGGCCACCGATGTGGTGCTGGACCCCGATGAACTGGAGCCGCGCGAGGGCGACTTCACCGAGCCCGACGACGTCGGCGTGCTGGACGCCGTCGACGTGTGGTGCGAGGACGTGCTGGACCGGCTGCCGCAGACGCCGGTGCCGCCGGTGGCCACCGAGATCGTGGCCGTACGGGACCTGGACCTGGTCGACGACGACGCCTGGCCGCGGGCGCTCGCCATGCTCGCCCAGCCGCCGCTGCGCGACGCGCTCACCGCGCCGGTGCGGGTGCTGCTGCCGGACGGCACGACGGAGACCGTGCGCTCGTACACCGCGTGGTGGCTGCGCGGCCATCCGGTGCTCGACGGCCGCCGCCCCGCCGGGCTGCGCGCGGCCGGGGGCGATCCGCTGCTGGCGGGGCTGTACGAGGCGGTGGACGCGGCCGGGTTCGAGGACGAGCAGGTGCTGCGGGCGCTGGGGGTACGGACCTCCGTCGCCGCGCTGCTGGACGAGCCGGGTGGCGCCGCCGAGCTGCTGGCCCGCCTCGCCGACCCGGACCGCGAGGTGACCCCCGCCCAGCTGCACGCCATCTACGGGCAGTTGGCCGACCTGGAACCCGAGCAGGTGACCCTGCCGGACGACGTACGCGCCATCGTGGACGGCGAACCGACGGTGGTCGAGGCGGGCGAGGCGCTGGTCGCGGACGCCCCGGACCTGATGCCGCTGGCCGAGGCGGACGGCCGGGCGCTGCTGCCCGTACGGCCCACCCGGGCGGCGGAGCTGGCCGAGCTGTTCCAGGTGCGGCGGCTGAGCGAGGCGTACCCGGCGCGGGTGACCTCACAGGGCGATCCGCACGAGGTGCCCGAGGCGGTCCGCGAACTCCTCCCGGGCGCCCCGCTGTCGTACGTCGAGCACGAAGAGCTGCTGATCGAGGGCGAGGACGAGCTGGACTGGCGGTACGTGGACGGCACCCTGCACGCCTCGACGGTCGAGGGTGTCGCGGCCGGTCTGGCGTGGGCCGCGGGCCACTGGTCGCGCCGGTTCGAGGTGGCGGCCCTGCTGGAGGATCTGACCCGTACGGAGGAGCTGGCGCGGGCCCGCTGGTTCGACTGA
- a CDS encoding DUF2530 domain-containing protein — protein MTKWTPKHEAPEPLEGNVVATITGGTIVWFVLFLVQLPFYRWFDEHGHLWWLWTCLAGGALGLLGVWYVRARDAAINGSRNGDAQNG, from the coding sequence ATGACGAAGTGGACCCCCAAGCACGAGGCGCCGGAGCCGCTCGAGGGCAATGTCGTGGCCACGATCACCGGCGGCACGATCGTGTGGTTCGTCCTCTTCCTCGTCCAGCTGCCCTTCTACCGCTGGTTCGACGAGCACGGACATCTGTGGTGGCTGTGGACCTGCCTGGCCGGCGGCGCCCTCGGACTGCTCGGCGTCTGGTACGTACGGGCCCGGGACGCGGCGATCAACGGCTCGCGGAACGGCGACGCGCAGAACGGCTGA
- a CDS encoding DUF3027 domain-containing protein, whose translation MRSRTPDRLCAEAVELAREAAMEAAFPGKVGEYMGAVAEGDRVVTHLFESPEPGYRGWRWAVTVTRASRAKTVTLDETVLLPGPDALLAPEWVPWSERLRPGDMGPGDLLPTEAEDLRLEPGYSGEDAPPPNSVVSEEMQQLAAVEEADVTAGAPGSQTAAPKTGSIAAIAEELGMRRARVLSRYGLHVAADRWDEAYGAQTPMAQAAPGTCATCGFLMPLGGSLGQAFGVCANEFSPADGRVVSLSYGCGAHSEAAVMPKPPRPSAPVVDETVVEPLPLHPDRASGSVEADTPPEELGHS comes from the coding sequence ATGCGAAGCCGTACCCCCGACCGCCTGTGCGCCGAGGCGGTCGAACTCGCCCGTGAGGCGGCCATGGAAGCCGCCTTTCCGGGGAAGGTCGGCGAGTATATGGGCGCTGTCGCCGAGGGCGACCGCGTGGTCACGCATCTCTTCGAGAGCCCCGAGCCGGGCTATCGCGGCTGGCGCTGGGCGGTCACCGTGACCCGCGCCTCCCGCGCGAAGACCGTCACCCTGGACGAGACGGTACTGCTCCCCGGCCCCGACGCGCTGCTCGCGCCGGAGTGGGTGCCCTGGAGCGAGCGGCTGCGCCCCGGCGACATGGGGCCGGGCGATCTGCTCCCCACCGAGGCCGAGGACCTGCGCCTGGAGCCGGGCTACTCGGGCGAGGACGCCCCGCCGCCCAACTCCGTGGTCTCGGAGGAGATGCAGCAGCTCGCGGCGGTGGAGGAGGCCGATGTGACGGCCGGCGCCCCCGGCTCCCAGACCGCCGCGCCCAAGACCGGCTCGATCGCGGCCATCGCCGAGGAGCTGGGCATGCGCCGCGCCCGGGTGCTGTCCCGCTACGGCCTCCACGTCGCGGCCGACCGCTGGGACGAGGCGTACGGCGCCCAGACCCCCATGGCCCAGGCGGCCCCCGGCACGTGCGCGACCTGCGGCTTCCTGATGCCCCTCGGCGGCTCGCTGGGACAGGCGTTCGGGGTGTGCGCGAATGAGTTCAGCCCGGCGGACGGCCGCGTCGTCTCCCTCTCGTACGGCTGCGGCGCCCACTCCGAGGCGGCCGTCATGCCCAAGCCCCCGCGCCCGTCCGCGCCGGTGGTCGACGAGACCGTCGTCGAACCGCTCCCCCTCCACCCGGACCGCGCGAGCGGCTCGGTCGAGGCGGACACCCCGCCGGAGGAACTGGGCCACAGCTGA
- a CDS encoding NCS2 family permease produces MSPSAPAPVDASEQAPIPPMNGIDKFFKIRERGSSVSREIRGGLATFFAMAYIVVLNPIILGAGTDKFGHQLNNGQLVTATALVAGLTTLLMGIIGNVPIALAAGLGINAVVSLQLAPKMSWPDAMGMVVLAGLVLMILVASGLRQRVMDAIPAGLRRAIAIGIGLFIALIGLVDSGFVTRNPDSAHTTVPLGLGVAGRLDGWPVLVFVVGLALTFILIVRKTRGAILIGIVTMTLVAIVINSLAHIPDAKWGLTIPKVPEKVVDTPDFGLVGHVSLFGGFHEVGLLTGCLFVFTVLLSGFFDAMGTIIGVGEEAGLTDERGQLPGMGRILMVDGVAVAGGGFGSASANTCFVESTAGVGEGARTGLANVVTGGLFLLALVFTPLAKVVPSQAATPALVVVGFLIMAANVKEIDWSDFTVAIPAFLTMISMPFTYSITNGIGLGVLSFLLLRIATRRTREIPWLLGAVGLCFLVYFLLNPIEQALGVS; encoded by the coding sequence ATGTCCCCCTCGGCCCCCGCGCCGGTCGACGCCAGCGAACAGGCTCCGATTCCCCCTATGAACGGCATCGACAAGTTCTTCAAGATCCGTGAGCGTGGCTCCTCGGTCTCCCGGGAGATCCGTGGCGGCCTGGCCACCTTCTTTGCGATGGCCTACATCGTCGTGCTGAACCCGATCATCCTCGGGGCCGGTACGGACAAGTTCGGTCATCAGCTCAACAACGGCCAGCTGGTCACCGCCACCGCCCTGGTCGCGGGCCTGACCACGCTGCTCATGGGGATCATCGGCAACGTCCCCATCGCGCTCGCCGCGGGCCTGGGCATCAACGCCGTGGTCTCGCTGCAGCTCGCACCCAAGATGAGCTGGCCGGACGCGATGGGCATGGTGGTGCTCGCGGGTCTGGTGCTGATGATCCTCGTCGCCTCGGGGCTGCGGCAGCGGGTGATGGACGCGATCCCGGCCGGGCTGCGGCGGGCGATCGCGATCGGCATCGGGCTGTTCATCGCCCTGATCGGCCTGGTCGACTCCGGCTTCGTCACCCGTAACCCCGACTCCGCGCACACCACCGTCCCCCTGGGGCTCGGAGTGGCCGGGCGGCTGGACGGCTGGCCGGTGCTGGTGTTCGTGGTCGGTCTCGCGCTCACGTTCATCCTGATCGTCCGCAAGACGCGCGGTGCGATCCTCATCGGCATCGTGACCATGACCCTGGTCGCGATCGTGATCAACTCCCTGGCCCACATCCCGGACGCGAAGTGGGGGCTGACCATCCCGAAGGTGCCGGAGAAGGTGGTCGACACCCCGGACTTCGGCCTGGTCGGCCATGTCAGCCTCTTCGGCGGCTTCCATGAGGTCGGTCTGCTCACCGGCTGTCTCTTCGTCTTCACCGTGCTGCTCTCCGGCTTCTTCGACGCGATGGGCACGATCATCGGCGTCGGCGAGGAGGCCGGGCTGACCGATGAGCGCGGGCAGCTGCCGGGCATGGGCCGGATCCTGATGGTGGACGGCGTCGCGGTCGCGGGCGGTGGCTTCGGCTCGGCCTCGGCCAACACCTGCTTCGTCGAGTCCACGGCGGGCGTCGGGGAAGGGGCGCGCACGGGCCTCGCGAACGTGGTGACCGGCGGTCTCTTCCTGCTCGCGCTGGTCTTCACCCCGCTGGCCAAGGTGGTGCCCTCGCAGGCCGCGACCCCCGCGCTGGTGGTCGTCGGCTTCCTGATCATGGCGGCGAACGTCAAGGAGATCGACTGGAGCGATTTCACGGTCGCGATCCCGGCCTTCCTGACCATGATCTCGATGCCGTTCACCTACAGCATCACCAACGGGATCGGGCTGGGCGTGCTCTCGTTCCTGCTGCTGCGCATCGCCACCCGGCGGACCCGGGAGATCCCGTGGCTGCTGGGCGCGGTGGGGCTGTGCTTCCTGGTGTACTTCCTGCTCAACCCGATCGAGCAGGCGCTCGGCGTCTCCTGA